In Flavobacterium sp. GSB-24, the genomic window AATTTTAAATCATCATTTAAGGATTTGAAATTTGCCGGTGCAACAGTAAATTTTTGTGTAATGTCATACATCAAACCTTCGACGTTATCAGTTAAAATTCCAACTTCAAAACTATTGGTTTTAAACTGACGTTTTACATCGCTTACTTTGCCTTCTATTAATTTATTCGATTTATGGATTAAAGCAATATGATCACAAAGTTCTTCAACACTTTCCATTCTGTGTGTCGAAAAAATAATTGTTGAACCCTGCTCTTTTAATGCCAAAATTTCATCTTTTATAACATTGGCATTTACAGGATCAAAACCTGAAAAAGGTTCGTCGAAAATCAGCAGTTTTGGTTTATGCAAAACGCAGACTACAAACTGAATTTTCTGCGCCATTCCTTTAGAAAGTTCTTGGATTTTTTTGTTCCACCAGCCTTGAATTCCTAAACGATCAAACCAATATTCTAACTGCAGTTTTGCCTCAGCTTTAGAAAGCCCTTTCATTTGTGCCAAATACAAACATTGTTCTCCTACTTTCATAGAAGTATATAAACCTCTTTCCTCTGGAAGGTAACCAATTGTCTGCACGTGTTTTGGCTGTAATTTTTCTCCATCCAAAATTACTTCGCCGCTGTCGGGCATTGTAATTTGATTGATGATTCTGATAAGGGAAGTTTTTCCAGCTCCATTGGGACCTAATAGTCCATATATACTGCCTTTCGGCACATTTAATGAAACTTCGTTAAGCGCTACATAATCGCCATATTGTTTTACGACTTTATGTACTTCAAGTAAGTTACTCATGCTGTTTTTTAGATTTTCTGCTTCACTTTACCAATTATGGCTCAGCGACTGTAAAAGTAAATAATTCGAAGCGAACTTGTATTATAATACGCAAAAAACCCATTCTAATTTGCACTAGAATGGGTTTTTGATAGTATTACATTTTAGAAAAGTTTAGATTATGAAAACATATCTTTTACTTTCTCAAAAAATGATTTCTCTGATTTCTCTGGACTTGGAACGAAATGATCATCGTTTAAAGCATTTTCAAAGAATTGTTTTTGTTCTTTATTTAAAGTTTTAGGAGTCCAAACATTTACGTGAACTAATAAATCTCCGCTTCCGTAACCGTTTAAACTTGGAATTCCTTTTCCTTTTAATCGTAAGATTTTTCCAGATTGAATTCCTTCTTCCAGTTTAATACGAACTTTTCCGTTGATTGCCTCAATATCTTTTGAAGCTCCCAAAACAGCTTCTGGGAAACTGATATATAAATCGTAGTGAACATTTTCACCTTCACGTTTTAGGAATTCGTGCTCAATTTCTTCAATCGCAACAATCAAATCACCTGGAATACTATTTCCTGGAGCATCGTTACCTTTGTTAGAAACTTTTAACTGCATTCCGTCAACAACTCCCGCAGGAATTTTGATTGATACTGTTTCGTCTTCCTGAACCATTCCTTGAGCATCTGCCTCAGAAGGTCTTTTATCTAAAATTTGACCAGAACCACCACAAGTAGGACAAGTTGACGCAGATTGCATTCTTCCTAAAATGGTATTAGTTACACGCATTACCTGACCTTGACCATTACAAGTCGTACAAGTTTTATACGTTACACCTTTTGCCTGAACTTTACGTTTTACTTTTACTTTTTTCTCTACTCCATTAGCAATTTCTTCTAAAGTTAATTTCACTTTAATTCGAAGATTGCTTCCTTTTGCACGGCGAGGACCACCGCCTCCGCCTCCGAAACCGCCAAATCCACCTCCAAAAATATCACCAAACTGGCTGAAGATGTCATCCATATTCATACCGCCATGACCACCGCCAAATCCGCCAGAACCATCAAATGCTTGATGTCCGTATTGATCGTATTTTGCTTTTTTCTGCGGATCACTTAAAACTTCATAAGCTTCTGCCGCTAATTTGAAGTTTTCTTCTGCCTCTTTGTCGCCTGGATTTTTATCAGGGTGATATTTCAGCGCACTTTTTCTATATGCTTTTTTTATTTCAGCAGCGTCAGCATTTTTTGAAATGCCTAGTATTTCGTAAAAATCTTTTTTCATAATAAAGGTTAAATTCCAAAACCTAAAATTCCAAATTCCAATTTTAAAACTGACTTTTGAAACTTTTGTTTGCTTTTTTTAGTTTCCGATTACTACTTTAGGAAAACGAATAATTTTGTCTCCTAATTTGTATCCTTTTTCAATAACGTCAACAATTTTCCCTTTTAATTTATCAGACGGAGCTGGAATTTGGGTAATTGCTTCAGCAAAATCAGCATCAAAAGCATCACCTGCTTTTACATCCACTTGTTCTAAACCTTTAGTTACCAAAGTACTTTTTAGTTTTTCGTGAATCAATTCAACACCTTTAGTTAAATTCTCATCTTCAGATTTGTTGATCTCTACCATTGCTCTGTCAAAATCATCTAAAACTGGAAGCATTGCTAACAAAACTTCTTGATTTGCAGTTTTAAACAAATCAATACGCTCTTTTGAAGTTCTTTTTTTGTAATTTTCAAATTCGGCAAATAATCTCAAAAACTTATCTTTTTCTTTAGCCAAGTCTTGAGCTAATTGCTCCTCAACACTTAATTCTTCAACAATTAACTGTTCTCCGTTGGCATTGTTCTCTAACGTTACGTCGTCTAATTCCTGATCGAATTCTGTATTTTCCGTAGTCATATTACTTTTATTTTTAAAAATATTTTTAAACTTCATTTTATTTTCTTTCTGTTGGATTGCAAAAGTACTGCCAAATCTTCTAAAATGTCAAATTGTCACTTTATTAATTATGAGTCTTTTAAAAAATGAAACGTGGCAAATAAAATTTAGTATAATTTTAAGACTATTACGTTATAGTTTATTTTATCTTTGAAGCATTAAAACTAAATCATTACCTATCAAAATTGAATTTAAGGGTTGGCCTCGGCCTCAAAATAATTATTAATTCAAATTTACCTTATATTAAAAAAAGCTTCGCCTTAAGAGACGAAGCTTTTTTTTTGCACTTTTACTGCACTTTTTCACCACAGAGAACACAAAGATTTTTCACAGAGTTTACAGAGATTTAATTTGTACTTATACAATCTAAACACACAAAGTTTTTTGAATTCTGTGATTTTAGAAACTGCACTTAAATAAATCTTTGTGTTTTCTGTGGTTTTAAAAAAAAATCGCAAAGCTTTATATAAATTTAGCTTTGCGAATTGTGTTTTTTAATATTTTGAACAAAAAATCTTTGCTGTAAAAAATATGTATTGCACGGGCGGAGGGATTCGAACCCCCATCAACGGTTTTGGAGACCGCTATTCTACCCTTGAACTACGCCCGTAACTTAAGGTCGGCAAATTAAAAGCTTTTTTTCTTTACTAGCAAGTATTTCACGCACATTACAAAAGATTTCAGCGGATAAAATGCTAATAATTTACTAACCAAATCATATTCAAAGGTTTGCAAATTCCTCCTTTTTTGTCAAAACAAAACTATGCGAAATAATCGCAAAGTTCGCTAAGTTTTTTTAGAGTGCGGTTTATAAAAAAACACAAAGTTCACAAAGCGTTGTATTGATTTGGCTTTGCGAACTTTGTTTTTTTTATACAGAAATTAAAATAAATCTTAGCGTACTTTGCGGTTAAACTCTTATGCCAACAAAGCATTTTTCAAACCTTCGAAATCAACTGTAATCTGTTCTCCTGACACTAAATTTTTAAGTGCATAAGAATTCGAGGCAATTTCCTGATCTCCTGCAATTACTGCAAACGGAATCAGACGTTTATCTGCATATTGGAACTGTTTCCCCACTTTTACATTATCTGGGTACAATTCTACTTTTATATTTTCTTGTCTCAATTTTTGAATTGCTTTTGAAGCATACAAAGCTTCTTTATCTCCATAATTGATAAAAATAGCTTTTGAAGTCGCTGCAACAGTTTCTGGAAACAATTGCAATTCTTCTAATACTAAATAGATTCTATCCAAACCAAAAGAAATTCCGACACCACTCATATTTTTCAAACCAAAAATACCAGTCAAATCGTCGTATCTTCCACCGCCTCCAATAGATCCCATCGAAACGGTTTTTGGAGCCGCAACTTCAAAAATAGCTCCAGTGTAATAATTTAAACCACGTGCCAAAGTCACATCTAAATCTAAAGTTGCTGTTGCCAATCCTAAAACGGCAACGTTGTCACAAATAAATTTCAATTCTTCAACACCTTTCATTCCTTCTTCTGAAGAAGCCAATAATTCTGAAAGCTGATTGATTTTATCTGCAAAAGTTCCGCTAAAGCTAAAAAGCGGCTGTACTTTAACCAACGCTTCTGCAGCAATTCCTTTTTCGATCATTTCCTTTTTTACGCCGTCTTCTCCAATTTTGTCTAGTTTATCTAAAGCAACCGTAAAATCGATCAATTTATCTGAAGCGCCAATAACCTCTGCAATTCCAGATAATATTTTTCTGTTATTAATTTTAATTGTAACGCCTTCTAATCCTAAAGAAGTAAAAACGGTATCATATAACTGAACTAATTCCACTTCCTGCCAAAGTGATTTTGAACCAACAACATCGGCATCACATTGATAAAATTCTCTGTAACGTCCTCTTTGTGGTCTGTCTGCTCTCCAAACGGGCTGAATCTGATATCTTTTAAAAGGGAATTCAATTTCGTTTTGGTGCTGCACAACGTATCTTGCAAACGGGACTGTCAAATCGTAACGTAATGCTTTTTCTGAAATTCTTCCAGTAAATTTATTCAATTCGATTCTTTGATTTAAATCTATTGTTTCGGCAGAATTTGACTGAAGTGCTTCGATAGATTCTGGCAATTCAATTTTATTTTTATTGAAGAAAAAATTTCCTGAATTCAATATTTTAAAAATCAAACGATCTCCTTCTTCCCCATATTTCCCCATCAAAGTATCTGAATTTTCAAACGAAGGAGTTTCTATTGGCTGAAAACCAAATTTCTCAAAATTAGTTTTGATTGTCTGAATAATATATTGACGTTTTGACACCTCTGCAGGCGAAAAATCTCTTGTCCCTTGTGGAATACTTGGTTTTGAAGCCATCTTTTTTATTTTAGATTGTTGATTTTAGATTTCAGATTCCTTGAATCCTTACTTCTAAATTCTTTAACATTATTTTCTTTTAATTTTAATCGCCTGCAAATATCTTACTTTTTAAAATAAATAATAGCGCTTCGAAAACAAACTTGTAACAAAAAACGTATTTTCGTGACAAATTGGTCATGATGCTAAAATTATTTAAAGAAAATATTCGAATTGCGTTTGGTTCTATCAAAACACAATTACTGCGTACTATTCTTACCGTTTTAATTATCGCTATTGGTATAACAGCTCTGGTTGGAATTCTAACGGTGGTTTCTGCTTTAGAAAACACAATTTCTACCGATTTTGCGTCAATGGGAGCAAATACATTTAACATCAATCAATACGAAAATAAAGTTCGTAATCGTGGCGGCAACGAACGAGAAGTCATCAATCCGATTATTTCTTATCCTGAAGCTGTTGCTTTTAAAAATAAATACAAATATCCTTTTACAGAAACTTCCTTATCATTTACAGCAACTTCTACCGCGGAAGTGAAATATTTAGGAGAAAAAACTGATCCTGAAATTACAATTGTAGGCGTTGACGAACATTTTATTACTAATTCTGGCTTGGAAACAAGTTTAGGACGAAGCTTCAATCAATTTGACATTGAAAATAATACCTATTCCTGCATTGTTGGTTCTGACTTCGAAAAAGGACTTTTAAAAGATATTAATCCAATTGATAAAATAATCTCCATTAGAGGAGCAAGATTTAAAGTAATTGGAGTTCTTAAAGAAAAAGGTTCAACGTTTGGGAACAGTCAGGATTTACGAGTTTTGATTCCGATTCAGGTTGCAAGATCTTTATTCACGGCACCAAATATCAATTATACAATTAGTGTTATGGTTTCTAAAAAAGAAGTTTTAGACCAGGCAATTGACAATGCAACAAGCACAATGCGAAGAGTGCGCAAATTAAGCCCCGTTCGTGATAATAATTTTGGCGTTGTTCGAAGCGATGATTTAATCAATAGAATTCTCGGAATTACTCAATACTTAGGATGGGCAGCGTGGATTATCAGCATCATAACGATTTTAGGATCCTCCATAGCTTTGATGAATATTATGATTGTTTCGGTTACAGAACGTACCCGCGAAATTGGTGTCCGTAAAGCTTTAGGAGCAAAAAGATCAACCGTAGCGTTCCAGTTTTTTATTGAAACTTTATTAATTGGACAAATTGGAGGTTTAGTCGGAATCGTTTTGGGTATCTTGCTTGGTTTTGCTATTGCAGCAGCGATGAGCTTCGTATTTGTGATTCCGTGGATGGCAATTTTTGCCGCTTTTGCAACAAGTTTTTGCGTTGCATTGGTTTCTGGTTTATATCCAGCAATTAAAGCTTCTAAATTAGATCCTATTGAAGCTTTGCGATATGAATAGTTTTTTAGTATTCAGTTTTCAGTCTCAGTCACAGTTTTCAGTTTTCAGTTATTAGTGTTACCGAAAACCGTGACTGTGACTGAAAACTGTGACTGTGACTGTGACTGAAAAACTCTAAATATTCCCTTTTATCATTCTGTCGTTATCGTAAATATCTTTTCGAAGTTCAACGTTTTTGAAATCCATATTTTCGAGCAACTCAATCATTTCTTTTCCAAGATATTGATTGATTTCGAAATATAATTTTCCTTTTTCAAAGAGGCGTTTTTGAGCCAAAGAAGCAATTTTTTTGTAAAAAATCAAAGCATCATTATCTTCCACAAAGAGTGCTAAATGCGGTTCGTAATCCAATACGTTTTTTTTGATTTCTTCTTTTTCTAAATTTCGAACATAGGGCGGATTCGAAACAATAATATCAAAATTACATCTAAGTTCTTCGGTTTCTAAAATATCCAAAAGAACAAAAGTCACATCGACATTATTTTTTACAGCATTTCTTTTTGCTGTTTCTATTGCTTTTTTAGAAACATCGATTCCATAAACCTCAGCATTAGGCAGATTTTTTGCGAGCGAAATAGCAATACAGCCGCTTCCGGTTCCAATATCTAGAATTTTCGTTTTTTTTGATTTATCTGGATTAGAATTTTCATTAATAATCCATTCTACTAATTCCTCTGTTTCTGGCCTTGGAATCAAAACATTTTCATTTACTTCAAAATCCAAACCGTAAAAGTTCGTTTTTCCTAATAAATATTGAATTGGAACTTCTTTTTTCAGCTGTTTTAAAAGCTCGTCCCATATAACAAAATCATTCTCTTCAAAAGTCAATTCATGATTTAATGCCAAATCAATCTGACGAAGCTTATGTTTTTCTTCCAGAATTAAATAAAAAAAACTCTCCGCTTCGTACGCATCGTAAAAAGGCGATAATTCTTTAATAAATTGAGTGCGGTATTGTTTAATTTTCATTTCAATTTTTTGAACATTATGTACCAGTTAAAAACTGATTTTTACAATTCAATAAGTCTCGTTAACACAAAATTGTTACAACTTCTAATTACAAAACTTTCAGCATCCATATTGGACAAGAGCAATGTCCTGTTGACCCTAATGGCGCATCCAGATATTCAAAACCAGATTTTTTATACAACTTTTGTGC contains:
- a CDS encoding ATP-binding cassette domain-containing protein, whose translation is MSNLLEVHKVVKQYGDYVALNEVSLNVPKGSIYGLLGPNGAGKTSLIRIINQITMPDSGEVILDGEKLQPKHVQTIGYLPEERGLYTSMKVGEQCLYLAQMKGLSKAEAKLQLEYWFDRLGIQGWWNKKIQELSKGMAQKIQFVVCVLHKPKLLIFDEPFSGFDPVNANVIKDEILALKEQGSTIIFSTHRMESVEELCDHIALIHKSNKLIEGKVSDVKRQFKTNSFEVGILTDNVEGLMYDITQKFTVAPANFKSLNDDLKLNIQIGNATPNELLNILTQRGQVTHFVEKIPSVNDIFIQTVTENKI
- the hisS gene encoding histidine--tRNA ligase — translated: MASKPSIPQGTRDFSPAEVSKRQYIIQTIKTNFEKFGFQPIETPSFENSDTLMGKYGEEGDRLIFKILNSGNFFFNKNKIELPESIEALQSNSAETIDLNQRIELNKFTGRISEKALRYDLTVPFARYVVQHQNEIEFPFKRYQIQPVWRADRPQRGRYREFYQCDADVVGSKSLWQEVELVQLYDTVFTSLGLEGVTIKINNRKILSGIAEVIGASDKLIDFTVALDKLDKIGEDGVKKEMIEKGIAAEALVKVQPLFSFSGTFADKINQLSELLASSEEGMKGVEELKFICDNVAVLGLATATLDLDVTLARGLNYYTGAIFEVAAPKTVSMGSIGGGGRYDDLTGIFGLKNMSGVGISFGLDRIYLVLEELQLFPETVAATSKAIFINYGDKEALYASKAIQKLRQENIKVELYPDNVKVGKQFQYADKRLIPFAVIAGDQEIASNSYALKNLVSGEQITVDFEGLKNALLA
- a CDS encoding nucleotide exchange factor GrpE yields the protein MKFKNIFKNKSNMTTENTEFDQELDDVTLENNANGEQLIVEELSVEEQLAQDLAKEKDKFLRLFAEFENYKKRTSKERIDLFKTANQEVLLAMLPVLDDFDRAMVEINKSEDENLTKGVELIHEKLKSTLVTKGLEQVDVKAGDAFDADFAEAITQIPAPSDKLKGKIVDVIEKGYKLGDKIIRFPKVVIGN
- a CDS encoding ABC transporter permease, coding for MMLKLFKENIRIAFGSIKTQLLRTILTVLIIAIGITALVGILTVVSALENTISTDFASMGANTFNINQYENKVRNRGGNEREVINPIISYPEAVAFKNKYKYPFTETSLSFTATSTAEVKYLGEKTDPEITIVGVDEHFITNSGLETSLGRSFNQFDIENNTYSCIVGSDFEKGLLKDINPIDKIISIRGARFKVIGVLKEKGSTFGNSQDLRVLIPIQVARSLFTAPNINYTISVMVSKKEVLDQAIDNATSTMRRVRKLSPVRDNNFGVVRSDDLINRILGITQYLGWAAWIISIITILGSSIALMNIMIVSVTERTREIGVRKALGAKRSTVAFQFFIETLLIGQIGGLVGIVLGILLGFAIAAAMSFVFVIPWMAIFAAFATSFCVALVSGLYPAIKASKLDPIEALRYE
- the prmC gene encoding peptide chain release factor N(5)-glutamine methyltransferase, with amino-acid sequence MKIKQYRTQFIKELSPFYDAYEAESFFYLILEEKHKLRQIDLALNHELTFEENDFVIWDELLKQLKKEVPIQYLLGKTNFYGLDFEVNENVLIPRPETEELVEWIINENSNPDKSKKTKILDIGTGSGCIAISLAKNLPNAEVYGIDVSKKAIETAKRNAVKNNVDVTFVLLDILETEELRCNFDIIVSNPPYVRNLEKEEIKKNVLDYEPHLALFVEDNDALIFYKKIASLAQKRLFEKGKLYFEINQYLGKEMIELLENMDFKNVELRKDIYDNDRMIKGNI
- the dnaJ gene encoding molecular chaperone DnaJ, whose amino-acid sequence is MKKDFYEILGISKNADAAEIKKAYRKSALKYHPDKNPGDKEAEENFKLAAEAYEVLSDPQKKAKYDQYGHQAFDGSGGFGGGHGGMNMDDIFSQFGDIFGGGFGGFGGGGGGPRRAKGSNLRIKVKLTLEEIANGVEKKVKVKRKVQAKGVTYKTCTTCNGQGQVMRVTNTILGRMQSASTCPTCGGSGQILDKRPSEADAQGMVQEDETVSIKIPAGVVDGMQLKVSNKGNDAPGNSIPGDLIVAIEEIEHEFLKREGENVHYDLYISFPEAVLGASKDIEAINGKVRIKLEEGIQSGKILRLKGKGIPSLNGYGSGDLLVHVNVWTPKTLNKEQKQFFENALNDDHFVPSPEKSEKSFFEKVKDMFS